CCCGGCTTCATTGGACAGTAATACAGCTCAACATCAAAGCCACGATAGACAGCACTTTCGGAAAAAATGTTCAGCAGGCTGCCGGCACAGAGCCCCACTGGGCTGCTGATGATATATACTTTTTTATACCCCTGAATCAGGCTTTTTATGTAATTGGTCATGCCCATGGGAGTAATCGCACTGGCAAAATATTTCTTTACGGTGCCAGGGTTCAAGCAAAGTTCTTTGTGAGCCAGCTCGTTCCCCACGATAGCTGCTGTCAGCTTGTAGATTTCAGCCTGTTCCACGGCCCCCGCATACATGGATGCCACGCTGTCGTAAAGCTTTCCCGCTGCCGCTAAATAGTTGTAGGCATATTGAAACAAGCTTTTAATCCGCTCGTTGGTCTCAATGACCGCCATCTTGTTTTCTCGTATGCCCCGCTCATTCCAGTAGTCTCCCAGATGCACAATCTGATCTACTGCTCCGGGATTAATTGGATCAACCACATGGGCTGTGGTTTGTAAAGATAAAAGATTAATATCGCCACTTAATATTAATTTCTTGCTTTCCTGCTTTCTTACTCTTCTCCCCAACCGTTACAAAATCAATAAATTCATGGACAACGCTTGCACTCAGCACCTCTATGTCTTTATACTTTTTTATTTTTTCCAAGAGAAGCGTATCTTGATCTTGTTTGGAAGTGGATATACCTTTTTCACGGTCTAGCGCAATCTTTCTGTTATGTAGTGCCTCCAGTTGTCCGTCAAAACTTGATTTCATTTCCGACCATTGCTGGATGGTGATGTGGCCATTGACTCTATCCATATATAAAACTTCAATCGCTCGTTGTTTTTGAGCAATCTGCTGGCTAAGGTCGTACAACTGGCTATCCAGGCTTTTAATGGTTTTCTGTTCACCAGACATCCTCTGGCATTTTTCTCTTAGCAGCCCTTCATTCACATTTTTAAAGTAATCCTTAAGCCGGATTAATACAAGTTCCTCTAACTGATCTAGCCGTATATAATGTCCGGTACAAACTCCTGTCTTTTTATTTACCATACCACACTTTAAATACTTGTACCGTGAATTGCTTGGTGACAAGCGGATCATTGCACTATGGCAATCTGCACACTTGACTTTTCCCGCCAGTACATGGGGCTTTCCCAATCCATCTGAACGTCTTTTTTCTACTAACATTTTTTGTACCAGTTCAAAGGTTTCTTGATCAATAATTGCATCGTGGGTACCCTCCACCATAAACCAGTCCTCTTTTGGCATTGGAACACATTTTTTAGACTTGTAACTTACCTTTTTATGGACACCTTGTACCATAATTCCTAAATACATTTCATTCTTTAAGATTCTTCGTACTGTCACGGCATTCCACAGGCCAGCTTGAGCTGCCTGTGTGTCCTTTTTCCACTTAAACCCATGAAGAACTTTATACTTTGTCGGATTCGGTATGCCTTCATCATTAAAAAGCTTCGCAATCTTGTAGGTTCCATAACCGTCTAAATAAAGTTGGAATATGCGTTTTACGATAACGGCTGCCTCTGGATCAATAATCAGCTTTCCCTTCTGCTCCGGGTCCTTCATCAGCCCATATGGACCCAATCCGCCAATATAATGGCCATCCCGTCGTTTCTTGTCAAAGATAACCTTTATATTTTCGGATATATCTTCGCAATACCATTCATTTACAAGGCCGTTTATCTGCCTTGATTTTTTGTTTCCTTTATTTTCTGTGTCGGCATTATCAGCAAAGCCCACAAAACGTATTCCCCAGATAGGAAACAATGTATGTAGATACTTCTCCACCATCTCCATATCCCGTGTAAATCTGGCCTGACTCTTACACAATACAATGTTGAACTGTTTGTCTTGTGCATCAGCAATCA
The genomic region above belongs to Aminipila butyrica and contains:
- a CDS encoding recombinase family protein; translated protein: MNRVAIYCRLSDEDRMKATDNQDSESIQNQKNLLMEYALEHGWEIYKLYSDDDWSGLDNERPEWNAMIADAQDKQFNIVLCKSQARFTRDMEMVEKYLHTLFPIWGIRFVGFADNADTENKGNKKSRQINGLVNEWYCEDISENIKVIFDKKRRDGHYIGGLGPYGLMKDPEQKGKLIIDPEAAVIVKRIFQLYLDGYGTYKIAKLFNDEGIPNPTKYKVLHGFKWKKDTQAAQAGLWNAVTVRRILKNEMYLGIMVQGVHKKVSYKSKKCVPMPKEDWFMVEGTHDAIIDQETFELVQKMLVEKRRSDGLGKPHVLAGKVKCADCHSAMIRLSPSNSRYKYLKCGMVNKKTGVCTGHYIRLDQLEELVLIRLKDYFKNVNEGLLREKCQRMSGEQKTIKSLDSQLYDLSQQIAQKQRAIEVLYMDRVNGHITIQQWSEMKSSFDGQLEALHNRKIALDREKGISTSKQDQDTLLLEKIKKYKDIEVLSASVVHEFIDFVTVGEKSKKAGKQEINIKWRY